One segment of Rhodothermus profundi DNA contains the following:
- a CDS encoding ATP-binding protein has protein sequence MEPLRRLNERPDRLGVITHGSLTKGVEMKLDAHESIEDVVAGTFVVIQGEKYDFFSLITDVRIDAANENILLHPPSTDDHLLRQILKGSGTYATVTLKPMLMMRNDGLQELAEILPVKTVPSHFAPVARATAEDVARIFGHEANEGGHRYFQIGEPLGMPGIPVCIDLDRFVERSNAVFGKTGTGKTFLTRLLLCGTIKTGKAVNLVFDMHSEYGYNARKEDGTFVKGLRELFPTRVQVFSLDPQGTRERTGRDPDCAVYLYADQIEPEDILPLQDTLNLNETAAESSYLLQRKFGRNWLLRLLQTSEAALNELAEHVGAHPASLGALRRKLATFERYDFFKTEPSAGKRDVLEDLLEALNDGKSVVLEFGRYDDLRVYLLVANVITRRVRAAYEEKTAHYLQTQDPADRPPQLIITIEEAHKFLLPGIARETPFGKIAREMRKYFVSLLVVDQRPSAIDEEVLSQIGTRIIAQLNDDKDLTAALVGTRDAGALRQILASLDSKQQALILGHAVPMPVVVQTRPYDETFYQAMRGPERSFEELDDEMKSLFP, from the coding sequence ATGGAACCGCTTCGCCGACTGAATGAGCGTCCAGACCGACTGGGCGTCATCACGCATGGATCGTTGACCAAGGGCGTCGAAATGAAGCTTGACGCCCACGAATCCATCGAAGACGTGGTGGCGGGCACGTTTGTGGTCATCCAGGGAGAAAAATATGACTTTTTCTCCCTGATCACAGACGTGCGCATCGACGCGGCCAACGAAAATATCCTGCTCCATCCTCCCTCCACGGACGACCATCTGTTGCGTCAGATCTTGAAGGGCTCGGGCACTTACGCAACCGTCACGCTCAAGCCCATGCTCATGATGCGTAACGATGGGCTGCAGGAGCTGGCCGAGATTCTCCCTGTCAAAACAGTGCCCAGTCATTTCGCTCCTGTTGCCCGCGCTACCGCTGAAGACGTAGCCCGCATCTTCGGCCACGAGGCCAATGAAGGAGGCCATCGCTACTTTCAGATTGGCGAGCCGCTGGGCATGCCGGGCATTCCGGTCTGCATCGACCTGGATCGGTTTGTGGAGCGCTCCAATGCCGTCTTCGGCAAAACGGGCACCGGGAAAACCTTCCTGACGCGGCTGCTTCTGTGCGGCACGATCAAAACGGGAAAGGCCGTCAATCTGGTGTTTGATATGCACTCCGAATACGGTTACAATGCCCGTAAAGAAGACGGCACCTTTGTCAAGGGTCTGCGCGAGCTGTTTCCAACGCGCGTGCAGGTTTTTTCCCTAGATCCTCAGGGAACGCGCGAGCGCACCGGCCGCGATCCAGACTGCGCCGTTTACCTGTACGCCGACCAGATCGAACCGGAAGATATTCTGCCGCTTCAGGACACCTTGAATCTCAACGAAACGGCCGCTGAGAGCAGTTACCTGCTCCAGCGCAAGTTTGGGCGCAACTGGTTGCTCCGCCTCCTGCAAACTTCCGAAGCTGCATTGAACGAACTGGCCGAGCACGTGGGCGCGCATCCGGCTTCGCTGGGAGCCCTGCGGCGCAAGCTCGCCACATTTGAACGCTACGACTTTTTCAAGACCGAACCGTCGGCGGGTAAACGTGACGTGCTGGAAGATCTGCTGGAAGCCCTGAACGACGGCAAATCGGTCGTGCTCGAATTCGGGCGCTATGACGACCTGCGGGTCTATCTGCTGGTAGCCAACGTGATTACGCGGCGCGTTCGCGCCGCCTATGAAGAAAAAACGGCGCACTACCTGCAAACGCAGGATCCGGCCGACCGTCCCCCTCAGCTTATCATCACCATTGAGGAAGCCCACAAATTCCTGCTGCCCGGCATTGCTCGCGAGACGCCCTTTGGCAAAATTGCCCGGGAAATGCGAAAGTACTTTGTCTCGCTCCTGGTGGTCGACCAGCGGCCCAGTGCTATTGACGAAGAAGTGCTCAGTCAGATTGGCACGCGCATTATCGCCCAGCTCAACGACGACAAAGACCTCACGGCAGCACTGGTAGGCACGCGCGATGCCGGCGCACTGCGTCAGATTCTGGCATCCCTTGACTCCAAGCAACAGGCGCTCATTCTGGGGCATGCCGTTCCCATGCCGGTCGTTGTGCAGACGCGTCCGTACGACGAGACGTTCTACCAGGCTATGCGCGGACCGGAGCGCAGCTTCGAGGAGCTGGATGATGAAATGAAAAGCCTGTTTCCTTAA
- the rlmN gene encoding 23S rRNA (adenine(2503)-C(2))-methyltransferase RlmN encodes MRTPTPIDLRTLSREELERLAEDLGEPRYRGRQLFKWIYGKGAVSVAQMTDLPKSFRAELARRTCITRLEPVRQLTASDQTIKVLFRLPSGRHIESVLIPDFDETGRVRRLTVCVSSQVGCAMGCAFCATGLMGFQQNLTAGEIYDQVWQLNQLAETRFGRRITNVVYMGMGEPLLNYDAVLRSVALLTDRDGLGLSPRRITVSTVGLARRIRKLADDRVRFRLAVSLHAPTNAQRSAIMPVNRSEQTDLDDLIEAIRYFEQRTGQIITYEYCLFEGFNDRPEDAHRLADLTRRAPGKVNLILYNPVEGLPFCRPSEARLQAFIRVLVARGVTVTVRRSRGQDINAACGQLAIREPTRSEVVS; translated from the coding sequence GTGCGCACGCCCACACCAATTGATCTGCGGACGCTCAGTCGCGAGGAGCTGGAGCGGCTGGCTGAAGATCTGGGAGAACCGCGCTATCGGGGTCGCCAGCTTTTTAAATGGATCTATGGGAAAGGGGCTGTGTCCGTCGCGCAGATGACGGACCTGCCTAAATCTTTTCGGGCAGAACTGGCCCGCCGCACCTGCATCACGCGGCTGGAGCCTGTGCGCCAGCTCACGGCCAGCGACCAGACGATCAAGGTGCTCTTTCGGCTTCCCTCGGGGCGGCACATCGAATCGGTGTTGATTCCGGACTTTGATGAGACGGGCCGCGTGCGTCGCCTGACGGTGTGCGTCTCCAGTCAGGTGGGCTGCGCGATGGGCTGCGCTTTTTGCGCGACCGGTCTGATGGGGTTTCAGCAAAACCTGACAGCCGGTGAGATTTACGACCAGGTTTGGCAGCTCAACCAGCTGGCCGAGACCCGCTTTGGCCGGCGCATCACAAACGTTGTGTACATGGGCATGGGTGAGCCGCTGCTGAATTACGACGCCGTGCTCCGAAGCGTAGCGCTGCTGACCGATCGGGATGGCCTCGGGCTATCGCCGCGCCGCATCACAGTTTCGACTGTAGGACTGGCACGCCGCATCCGGAAGCTGGCAGACGACCGAGTGCGTTTTCGCCTGGCGGTCTCGCTGCACGCTCCCACCAATGCGCAGCGATCGGCCATCATGCCGGTCAACCGAAGCGAGCAGACCGATTTGGACGATCTGATCGAAGCCATTCGCTATTTTGAACAGCGTACAGGGCAGATTATCACCTATGAATATTGCCTGTTTGAGGGCTTCAACGACCGTCCCGAAGATGCGCATCGCCTGGCCGACCTTACCAGACGGGCACCCGGTAAGGTTAACCTGATCCTGTACAATCCAGTTGAAGGCCTGCCTTTCTGCCGACCTTCCGAAGCACGCCTTCAGGCCTTTATCCGGGTTCTGGTCGCCCGCGGTGTGACGGTTACCGTGCGCCGAAGCCGGGGCCAGGACATCAACGCTGCCTGCGGCCAACTGGCCATCCGTGAACCCACCCGTTCCGAAGTGGTGTCATAA
- a CDS encoding amidohydrolase family protein, with product MKMLQILGFFVMGALACQAQPTAEPVTAFVHVNVLPMDRDTVLSDQTVLVRGTRIIAVGPAAAVEIPENARRIEGRGRYLLPGLAEMHGHVPGGNAPAQYVEDVMWLYVANGVTTVRGMLGNPAQLELRERIQRGELVGPTLYLAGPAFSGRTVRTPEEAEERVRQQKAEGWDLLKVQEGLRPEVYDAMARAAHEVGIRFAGHVPDEVGLRHALEMGQETFDHLDGFIAYLDAFDRPIDETRLREIVRLTREAQAWVVPTMALWEVLMGAADLETLRRYEELRYMPPEIVARWVRAHERRLNNPRLDRAAARQHIANRMRLLKALADGGVGILFGTDSPQQFSVPGFSVYREMARMEAAGLTPYQILRSATYNVGQYFQRHDRFGAVAIGHRADLILLEGNPLENLEHLKRRVGVMVRGRWFPESELQARLEAIAARYAR from the coding sequence ATGAAAATGCTTCAGATACTCGGATTCTTTGTTATGGGCGCGCTGGCCTGCCAGGCGCAGCCGACGGCGGAGCCGGTTACAGCCTTTGTGCACGTGAACGTGCTTCCGATGGATCGGGATACTGTGTTGTCTGATCAGACCGTCCTGGTGCGTGGCACGCGAATCATAGCCGTAGGACCGGCGGCTGCCGTGGAGATCCCGGAGAACGCGCGGCGCATTGAGGGGAGGGGACGCTACTTACTGCCCGGGCTGGCCGAGATGCATGGGCACGTGCCTGGCGGCAATGCACCGGCGCAGTACGTCGAAGACGTGATGTGGCTGTACGTGGCCAATGGCGTCACAACCGTGCGCGGAATGCTGGGAAATCCGGCCCAGTTGGAGTTACGCGAGCGCATTCAGCGCGGAGAACTGGTGGGGCCAACGCTCTACCTGGCCGGGCCTGCCTTTAGCGGACGAACCGTTCGCACGCCTGAGGAAGCGGAGGAAAGGGTGCGGCAGCAAAAAGCTGAAGGCTGGGATCTGCTCAAAGTGCAAGAAGGGCTTCGACCGGAAGTCTACGATGCGATGGCGCGCGCTGCGCACGAAGTGGGAATTCGTTTTGCCGGACACGTGCCGGACGAGGTAGGCCTGCGCCATGCTCTTGAAATGGGCCAGGAGACGTTCGACCATCTGGATGGCTTCATTGCCTACCTGGATGCGTTTGACCGGCCCATCGACGAGACGCGGCTGCGCGAGATCGTGCGTCTAACCCGGGAGGCGCAGGCCTGGGTCGTACCGACGATGGCGCTCTGGGAGGTGCTGATGGGCGCAGCCGACCTGGAAACGCTCAGGCGCTACGAAGAATTGCGGTATATGCCACCGGAGATCGTCGCGCGATGGGTGCGAGCGCATGAGCGACGGTTGAACAATCCCCGTCTGGACCGTGCGGCAGCCCGCCAGCACATTGCCAACCGCATGCGCCTGCTTAAAGCGCTGGCAGATGGCGGGGTAGGCATCCTGTTCGGTACCGATTCTCCCCAGCAGTTCAGCGTACCAGGGTTTTCTGTATATCGGGAAATGGCGCGCATGGAGGCAGCCGGTCTGACGCCCTATCAGATTTTGCGTTCGGCTACGTACAACGTGGGGCAGTATTTCCAACGGCACGATCGCTTCGGCGCCGTGGCCATCGGGCACCGGGCCGATCTAATTTTGCTGGAAGGGAATCCCCTTGAAAACCTGGAGCACCTGAAACGTCGGGTAGGTGTCATGGTACGGGGCCGCTGGTTCCCAGAAAGCGAACTGCAAGCTCGCCTGGAAGCCATTGCAGCGCGTTATGCCCGGTAG
- a CDS encoding RecQ family ATP-dependent DNA helicase, protein MREVAADLYDTARTLLRRYWRHETFRPGQWEIIEAVLQQRDALAILPTGSGKSVCYQLPALMLEGLTLVVSPLIALMEDQVARLRARGIAAAFLHGHLTPQVAEQCWTNAEHGAYRLLYVTPEQLITPRFAERATRLRVALLAIDEAHCVSEWGVQFRPAYLQVPEARQRLGNPPLLALTATATPRVRQDIVAKLGLRTPRIVVRGFDRPNLIWSVFQTAHKAERVRAVLQGVPGPGIVYCATRRSAERWAEILRRMNVAAVCYHGGLSMADRTAAYRAWREGRARITAATSAFGMGIDRPDVRFVIHVELPSSLEAYYQEAGRAGRDGRRAYAVLLFQERDIALQQHLIAQRYPGRDVVARIFEVACSLAQVPIGFCPTTPVLLDTERVARIVGVPVGAVQHTLELLTRHHIWEPVWLPPHYVLLRLQGTPDTLRRFAAASSNRRLSRFVEALLRTLPAEAFATWWPVSLRRLAHRTGLERDRLLRGLDFLRERTLLDWLEIGRARFVRFKMARPQRLILDDRLLHQARVQARARLDALIRYARTPTCRRHFLLTYFGESVPERCNACDICLERHASV, encoded by the coding sequence ATGCGCGAGGTAGCGGCCGACTTATATGACACGGCACGCACCCTGCTGCGTCGCTACTGGCGGCACGAAACCTTTCGACCCGGGCAATGGGAAATCATTGAAGCCGTTCTTCAGCAGCGGGACGCGCTGGCCATCCTGCCAACAGGCAGCGGCAAGTCGGTCTGCTATCAACTACCGGCCTTAATGCTGGAAGGCCTGACGCTTGTCGTTTCACCGCTTATTGCGCTCATGGAGGACCAGGTAGCTCGTCTGCGAGCGCGCGGCATTGCTGCAGCGTTCCTGCACGGTCATCTGACCCCGCAGGTGGCCGAACAGTGCTGGACCAATGCCGAGCACGGGGCGTATCGACTGCTTTACGTAACCCCAGAACAGCTCATCACGCCGCGTTTTGCTGAGCGTGCCACACGGTTGCGGGTAGCCTTGCTGGCCATCGACGAAGCGCATTGCGTCAGTGAGTGGGGCGTGCAATTTCGTCCTGCCTATTTACAGGTGCCCGAAGCCCGCCAGCGTCTGGGCAACCCTCCCCTGCTCGCTCTAACCGCAACGGCTACCCCACGCGTACGGCAGGACATTGTTGCCAAATTAGGGTTGCGCACTCCCCGTATCGTCGTGCGCGGTTTTGACCGACCGAACCTGATCTGGTCAGTGTTCCAGACTGCTCACAAGGCCGAACGCGTCCGAGCTGTGCTGCAGGGAGTGCCGGGGCCGGGTATCGTGTACTGCGCCACCCGCCGAAGCGCTGAGCGCTGGGCGGAGATACTGCGCCGCATGAACGTGGCGGCCGTCTGTTACCATGGAGGCCTTTCGATGGCCGACCGCACCGCCGCCTATCGTGCCTGGCGAGAAGGGCGTGCTCGCATCACAGCTGCCACCAGTGCGTTTGGCATGGGCATCGACCGTCCAGACGTGCGCTTTGTCATTCATGTTGAGCTTCCCTCTTCGCTGGAGGCATATTACCAGGAAGCAGGCCGGGCAGGACGCGATGGACGCCGGGCTTATGCCGTGCTCCTGTTTCAGGAACGCGACATCGCTTTGCAGCAGCACCTTATAGCGCAGCGCTATCCTGGCCGCGACGTGGTAGCACGCATCTTTGAGGTAGCATGCAGTCTGGCTCAGGTCCCCATAGGTTTCTGTCCGACCACCCCTGTTCTGCTTGACACCGAACGCGTGGCCCGCATCGTGGGCGTACCGGTCGGAGCTGTCCAGCACACCCTGGAGCTCCTCACACGCCACCATATCTGGGAACCTGTCTGGCTACCCCCCCACTACGTGCTGCTGCGCCTGCAGGGCACGCCAGACACGCTCCGGCGCTTTGCGGCTGCATCAAGCAATCGGCGGCTGTCCCGTTTTGTCGAGGCGTTGCTGCGCACCCTTCCAGCAGAGGCGTTTGCAACCTGGTGGCCGGTTAGCCTGCGCCGCCTGGCCCACCGCACCGGCCTGGAACGCGACCGCCTGCTACGCGGCCTGGATTTTCTGCGCGAGCGCACGCTACTGGATTGGCTGGAGATCGGCCGCGCTCGATTCGTTCGCTTCAAAATGGCCCGCCCTCAGCGGCTTATCCTTGATGATCGGCTGCTGCATCAGGCGCGCGTGCAGGCCAGAGCCCGTCTGGATGCTCTTATACGCTACGCCCGAACCCCCACCTGCCGCCGCCATTTTCTGCTCACCTACTTTGGCGAATCAGTCCCTGAACGCTGCAACGCCTGCGACATCTGCCTGGAGCGTCATGCTTCCGTTTAA
- the deoC gene encoding deoxyribose-phosphate aldolase, whose translation MTPRELARLIDHTALKPDTTDARIRALCDEARRYGFAAVCVNPCYVPLAADLLRDSSVAVCTVIGFPLGANRTATKAAEAAQAIQDGAAELDMVLNIGLLKSGRLQEVLEDIRAVVSIAHQAPPPAGRERVLVKVILETALLTDAEKETACRLALEAEADFVKTSTGFAGGGATVSDVKLMRRVVGSRMGVKAAGGIRTRAQAEALVAAGANRLGTSAGVALVTGEAIASERY comes from the coding sequence ATGACGCCCCGGGAACTCGCCCGCCTGATCGACCACACAGCCCTTAAGCCCGACACGACCGACGCGCGCATTCGCGCGCTCTGCGACGAAGCGCGCCGCTATGGCTTCGCTGCCGTATGCGTTAACCCCTGTTACGTACCGCTGGCAGCCGACCTGCTGCGCGACAGCTCGGTAGCTGTCTGCACTGTTATCGGCTTTCCACTGGGCGCCAACCGTACGGCGACCAAAGCTGCCGAAGCAGCACAGGCTATTCAGGACGGAGCAGCCGAGCTGGATATGGTGCTGAATATTGGCCTGCTGAAAAGCGGGCGGCTTCAGGAGGTGCTGGAAGACATACGCGCGGTGGTGAGCATCGCCCATCAGGCACCACCACCGGCCGGACGCGAACGTGTGCTGGTGAAAGTGATTCTCGAAACAGCACTGCTCACCGATGCCGAAAAGGAAACCGCCTGCCGCCTGGCATTAGAAGCAGAAGCCGACTTCGTCAAGACCTCTACCGGATTTGCGGGAGGGGGCGCTACCGTCTCCGACGTGAAGCTCATGCGTCGGGTCGTAGGAAGCCGGATGGGCGTGAAGGCTGCCGGTGGTATTCGAACGCGCGCCCAGGCTGAAGCCCTGGTTGCTGCCGGCGCTAACCGGCTGGGCACCAGCGCGGGCGTAGCGCTGGTTACCGGCGAAGCTATCGCATCCGAACGGTACTGA
- a CDS encoding mechanosensitive ion channel family protein: MSELFSIQEQDLFYRLALAIAGLLVVFVLVRVTIRLLTRRIDDPDRVYRISRQIRRTGVVVMIGLLLVIFSPRPAELVAILTVVGAGLAIALRETLLSVAGWLRIVLMHPYQRGDRIEINGVRGDVIDIRVMRTTLMEIGGWVEADQSTGRLVHIPNAWVFLYPVYNYTQGFRFIWNELSVTVTFRSDWQAARDIMESLARESTAIIERQVAEEIRQMSREFLVHYSILTPFVYVRIVENGIRLTLRYLCEVRKRRGTEHALTVSILEAFRQHGGIELAYPAMQVALPDTPQFGSLPPPNRTDHDAPGTRPPDRPHSP, encoded by the coding sequence ATGAGCGAGCTGTTTTCTATCCAAGAACAGGACCTGTTTTACCGGCTCGCCCTGGCGATCGCCGGTCTGCTGGTCGTCTTTGTGCTGGTGCGCGTAACCATCCGGCTCCTCACGCGCCGCATCGACGACCCGGATCGCGTCTATCGCATCAGTCGCCAGATCCGACGCACCGGCGTTGTGGTCATGATAGGTCTCTTGCTGGTCATCTTTTCGCCTCGGCCGGCCGAACTGGTGGCCATCCTGACCGTCGTCGGTGCTGGTCTGGCCATTGCCCTACGCGAAACGCTGCTGAGCGTTGCCGGATGGCTCCGCATTGTGCTGATGCACCCTTACCAGCGAGGCGACCGCATTGAAATCAACGGGGTGCGCGGGGACGTCATTGACATTCGCGTCATGCGCACCACGCTCATGGAGATTGGTGGATGGGTCGAAGCCGACCAGAGCACCGGGCGCCTGGTGCACATCCCTAATGCCTGGGTCTTTCTTTACCCTGTGTATAACTACACCCAGGGATTTCGCTTTATCTGGAACGAGCTATCGGTAACGGTTACGTTTCGCAGCGACTGGCAGGCCGCCCGCGACATCATGGAATCGCTGGCCCGTGAATCAACCGCCATTATCGAACGCCAGGTGGCCGAAGAAATCCGCCAGATGTCGCGGGAATTTCTCGTACATTACAGCATCCTGACGCCGTTTGTTTACGTGCGTATCGTAGAGAATGGGATTCGCCTGACGCTCCGCTACCTGTGCGAAGTGCGCAAGCGTCGCGGCACCGAACACGCCCTGACGGTCAGCATCCTGGAAGCGTTCCGCCAGCATGGCGGCATTGAGCTGGCCTACCCTGCCATGCAGGTAGCCCTGCCCGATACGCCCCAATTTGGTTCCCTACCACCACCGAACCGCACCGACCATGACGCCCCGGGAACTCGCCCGCCTGATCGACCACACAGCCCTTAA
- a CDS encoding chloride channel protein codes for MARRNHVDPAQIFRLFYPRTLLAWTQNFDWRITGRWMFYSTIIGVLGALAALVLGELVTLLTRLMLIDGAGYPMPFPKGEGGTDIFDLEQVLQPTRRWLLLVAPTLGGLISGWIVFTYAPEAEGHGTDSVIRAFHRERGFMRIRVALVKTIASALTIGSGGSAGREGPITQIGASLGSWLAQRLRLSERERRLFLVAGMAAGLSSIFRSPLGGAFFAVEVLYREDIESEALMPAIVASITGYSLYTSIERSGTVFVTPRFEFVNPLELLPLVGFALLCAIIGIFYVRIFYGTKRRLFDPLPLAPALKPALGGLLVGILAFFFPAIMGSSYGWLQQAIDGNLPLGFMALLAFLKIIATSLTIGSGGSGGTFAPSLVIGGMLGGLYGEGLHRLLPNLVTQPEAYVLIGMGTFVGGAANVPIATTIMISEMTGSYSLLVPLIFAGVITHLVARRWSLFEEQVRTHNDSPAHRAELLPDLLRQIPVAAVVERVPYFHTVEPGHTLREMLDVFTRTREVVLPVVAPGKGHPPHYLGLVLLEDLQSFLREADALSPLIVAQDVQVPFEAVRLSDTLEDALNRFLETRYPELPVLDERGEIVGFLRPHQLISEYHRALLRHLRHTPEVETRS; via the coding sequence ATGGCACGCCGCAACCATGTTGATCCTGCTCAGATTTTTCGGCTTTTCTATCCACGCACGCTTCTAGCCTGGACGCAGAACTTCGACTGGCGCATTACAGGGCGCTGGATGTTTTACTCGACCATTATTGGAGTGCTGGGGGCGCTGGCGGCCCTGGTGCTGGGCGAGCTGGTTACGCTGCTCACGCGTCTGATGCTGATCGATGGAGCCGGCTACCCGATGCCTTTTCCTAAAGGGGAAGGCGGCACGGATATTTTTGATCTGGAGCAGGTGTTGCAACCGACCCGGCGCTGGTTACTCCTGGTTGCCCCAACGCTGGGAGGACTGATTTCCGGGTGGATTGTGTTTACCTACGCGCCTGAGGCGGAAGGTCATGGCACCGACAGCGTCATTCGGGCCTTTCATCGGGAGCGGGGCTTTATGCGCATCCGAGTAGCTCTGGTCAAAACCATTGCTTCGGCGTTGACCATCGGGTCGGGCGGAAGCGCGGGCCGTGAGGGTCCCATTACGCAGATCGGTGCCAGCCTGGGTTCCTGGCTGGCGCAGCGGTTGCGGCTCAGCGAGCGTGAGCGCCGGCTGTTTCTGGTAGCCGGCATGGCAGCTGGCCTGAGCAGCATCTTTCGCTCCCCGCTGGGCGGTGCCTTTTTCGCCGTTGAGGTGCTGTATCGCGAAGATATTGAAAGTGAGGCGCTCATGCCGGCCATTGTAGCCAGCATTACCGGCTATTCCCTCTACACGAGCATTGAGCGCTCAGGGACGGTTTTTGTTACTCCTCGGTTTGAGTTTGTTAATCCGTTGGAGCTGCTGCCGCTTGTTGGCTTTGCGCTCCTGTGCGCCATCATCGGTATTTTTTACGTACGCATCTTTTATGGGACGAAGCGCCGGCTGTTTGATCCGCTTCCGCTGGCTCCGGCGCTCAAGCCTGCTCTGGGCGGCCTGCTGGTAGGCATTCTGGCCTTTTTCTTTCCGGCCATTATGGGCTCAAGCTATGGTTGGCTGCAGCAGGCCATCGACGGCAACCTGCCACTGGGCTTCATGGCGCTTCTGGCATTTCTGAAGATCATCGCAACGTCGCTAACGATAGGGTCTGGCGGTTCCGGGGGGACCTTCGCTCCTTCCCTGGTCATTGGGGGTATGCTGGGCGGCCTGTATGGCGAAGGCCTGCATCGGCTACTGCCCAACCTGGTAACCCAGCCCGAAGCCTACGTGCTCATCGGCATGGGCACGTTTGTGGGCGGAGCGGCCAACGTACCGATTGCCACGACAATCATGATTTCCGAAATGACCGGCAGCTACTCCCTGCTGGTGCCTTTGATTTTTGCCGGCGTTATCACGCATCTGGTCGCCCGGCGCTGGAGCCTCTTTGAAGAACAGGTGCGCACGCACAATGACTCGCCAGCGCATCGCGCCGAGCTTCTGCCCGACCTGCTACGGCAGATTCCGGTGGCTGCTGTCGTTGAGCGGGTGCCCTACTTTCACACGGTGGAACCGGGCCACACGCTGCGGGAAATGCTGGACGTATTCACGCGCACGCGGGAAGTGGTGCTCCCCGTGGTAGCTCCCGGCAAGGGTCACCCGCCGCACTATCTGGGGTTGGTGTTACTTGAAGACCTGCAATCGTTCCTGCGGGAGGCGGATGCGCTGAGCCCGCTCATTGTTGCCCAGGACGTACAGGTGCCGTTTGAGGCGGTGCGGCTGTCCGATACGCTTGAAGACGCACTCAATCGGTTCCTGGAGACGCGCTACCCTGAGCTGCCTGTGCTGGACGAACGCGGAGAAATTGTAGGCTTTTTGCGCCCGCATCAGCTCATTAGCGAATACCATCGCGCTCTGCTTCGTCACCTGCGGCACACGCCGGAAGTGGAGACCCGCTCATGA
- a CDS encoding vitamin K epoxide reductase family protein, which yields MASLNLSDLRGRLRSRRAGLNRWIFGLALLGLLDTTHLWVQQQRQFEEGCFGVASLAPLEQAFDCASVVQSAAGTLLGISNTAWGALFYAAVAWLSALALVRPALRRPQYKLLRTGLLGGGLLYTLYLLYYQAFELATFCSLCLVSAALVLTMAGLQAYELFTFRPATMERPERLRTERFALSGLALVTVLLMGADVYLNDALAPETPATAAAETPAAQPAAQTCTFDAERPPVRYYRELITMNDPTAGNPEAKVVVIEYLDPNCPHCKSFHPVMKQVIERYGVQAYFVFKPIPLWQFSIPQVAALYAAAREGKFEAMLEAQFARQRSGGLRLEEILDIAEQIGMDPDQLAQQINEGVFNEYMARQRRQASMIGVRGVPTVLINGRFVPGVARTVECLGQLIEQQAKES from the coding sequence ATGGCATCACTGAATCTGTCGGATTTGCGCGGACGTTTGCGCAGCCGGCGCGCCGGACTTAACCGCTGGATCTTTGGGCTTGCGCTGCTGGGCCTTCTCGATACCACGCACCTCTGGGTGCAACAGCAGCGGCAATTTGAAGAAGGATGCTTTGGCGTGGCAAGTCTGGCTCCGCTGGAGCAGGCCTTCGATTGCGCTTCCGTGGTGCAGAGTGCAGCCGGAACGCTGCTGGGGATCTCCAACACGGCCTGGGGCGCCCTGTTCTACGCGGCAGTTGCGTGGCTTAGCGCCCTGGCACTGGTCCGTCCGGCACTTCGCCGGCCCCAGTACAAACTGCTCCGAACCGGACTGCTCGGAGGCGGCTTGCTTTATACCCTCTATCTGCTCTATTATCAAGCATTCGAACTGGCTACCTTCTGCTCGCTGTGCCTCGTCTCAGCGGCTCTGGTGCTGACGATGGCTGGCCTGCAGGCTTACGAACTATTCACCTTCCGTCCTGCCACCATGGAACGACCGGAACGGCTACGCACCGAACGATTCGCTCTGAGCGGCCTGGCCCTGGTAACCGTGCTGCTCATGGGCGCTGACGTATATCTGAACGATGCACTTGCGCCAGAGACGCCAGCAACAGCAGCGGCTGAAACGCCTGCTGCGCAACCAGCAGCTCAGACCTGCACTTTTGATGCAGAACGGCCTCCGGTACGCTATTACCGGGAGCTGATCACAATGAATGATCCTACAGCAGGCAATCCCGAGGCAAAGGTGGTGGTCATCGAATACCTTGATCCGAACTGCCCCCATTGCAAGAGCTTTCATCCGGTCATGAAACAGGTGATCGAACGCTATGGGGTGCAGGCCTACTTTGTGTTCAAACCAATCCCCCTCTGGCAATTCTCCATTCCGCAGGTAGCTGCATTGTATGCGGCAGCCCGGGAGGGGAAATTTGAGGCTATGCTGGAGGCGCAGTTTGCACGCCAGCGTTCCGGAGGATTGCGCCTGGAAGAAATCCTGGATATAGCAGAACAGATCGGCATGGATCCCGACCAGTTGGCCCAGCAGATCAATGAAGGGGTTTTTAATGAGTACATGGCGCGGCAGCGCCGGCAAGCCAGCATGATCGGTGTGCGAGGGGTACCTACCGTTTTGATCAACGGCCGTTTCGTGCCCGGTGTCGCTCGGACAGTGGAATGCCTTGGCCAGTTGATTGAGCAGCAGGCTAAAGAATCGTAA